The DNA segment CCCGCAATCTTTGACGTACGTCACATGCCGGGGCCCGATGATCTCCGGCATCCTGAGCGCGGACTGCCGCTGCCGCGCAGTCCGAGCCGCGACGGAGGGGATTCCCACTATGGCCGACACCGTGCTCTATGACGTGACCGACGGGCTCGCGACGATCACGCTCAACCGCCCGGACGCGATGAACGCGCTGAACATCGAGGCGAAGGTCCTGCTGCGGGACACCCTGAAGGAGGCCGCCGCCGACCCGGCCGTGCGCGCCGTTCTGCTGACCGCCACCGGGCGCGCCTTCTGCGTCGGGCAGCACCTCAAGGAGCACATCGGCCTGCTGGCCGAGGACCGGGCCACCGGGTCCGGCGGCACCATGAACACCGTGCGGGAGCACTACAACCCCATCGTCACGGCGCTGACCGAGATGCCCAAGCCCGTGGTCGCGGGCGTCAACGGGGTCGCCGCGGGCGCCGGCGCGGGCTTCGCGCTGGCCGCCGACTACCGGGTGGTCGCCGATTCCGCGTCCTTCAACACCTCCTTCGCGGGCGTCGCGCTGACCGCGGACTCCGGGGTGTCCTGGACGCTGCCCCGGCTGATCGGCCAGGGCCGGGCCGCCGATCTGCTGCTCTTCCCGCGCAACATCAGCGCCCAGGAGGCGTACGACCTGGGCATCGCCAACAAGGTGGTCCCGGCCGACCAGCTGGCCGGGGAGGCCGCGGCCGTCGCCCGCCGGCTGGCCCAGGGCCCGACCGCCGCGTATGCGGCGATCAAGGAGTCGCTGGCCTACGGGGCGGGGCACTCGCTCGCCGAGACCCTCGGCAAGGAGGACGAGCTGCAGGGCCGGGCCGGGGCGTCGGAGGACCACCACATCGCGGTCGAGGCGTTCGTGAAGAAGGAGAAGCCGGTCTTCCTGGGCCGCTGATTCGGCGGGACCGCGAGCAGCCGCCCCGCCGCGTCCGGGCCGGGCTCCCGGTCGGGCCGGACGCTCCGGACCGCCGCCCGGCCGGGGCGGCCCGCCCGGCTCCCGGCTCCCGGCTCCCGGCTCCCGGCTCCCGGCTCCCGGCTCCCGGCGGGCAGCGTCCCGCCCGGTTCAGCCCGCCGCCGCCTCCACCGCCTGACGGACGTGGCAGTCCGCCAGGTGGTCGTTGACCAGGCCGCATGCCTGCATCATCGCGTAGGCGGTGGTCGGGCCGACGAAGCGGAAGCCGCGCTTCTTGAGGTCCTTGGCGAGCGCCGTCGACTCCGGGGTCACCGGCTGCAGATCGTTCACGGTGCGCGGCACCGGGCGGCCGGCCCGGTCGGGGGCGTAGGACCAGATCAGACCGTCGAGCTCCCCCGGGGCCAGCTCGGCGGCGATCCTGGCGTTGTTGATCGTCGCGGCGATCTTGAGGCGGTTGCGGATGATGCCGGTGTCGGCGAGCAGCCGCTCGGCGTCCGCGTCGGTGAAGCGCGCCACCTCGGCGATCCGGAAGCCGGCGAACGCGGCGCGGAAGCCGGGCCGTCGCCGCAGGATCGTGATCCAGGACAGCCCGGACTGGAACGCCTCCAGGCTCATCCGCTCGAAGAGGGCGTCGTCGCCGTGGACCGGCCGGCCCCATTCGGTGTCGTGGTAGGCGCGGTAGTCGGCCATCCGCTCCGATTCCATCCCCCACGGGCAGCGCGGGACGCCGTCGGGCTCCGTCACCACGCCGCTCATGCCGGGTCCCCGCCTTCGGGAGCGCGACCGGGAGCCCCGGAGGTCCCGGGGGCCTCCTGCGGACCGGGTCCGTCCTCGGGCCGTGCTTCCTCGACCGGCCCGAGCACGGGCGGGCCGTCCTGTATCAGCCCCGGGCCGCCCATGGCGGAGGCGTGCGCACCGGCGAGCGCCGCCTCCAGTTCGGCGATCCGGGCGTCCCGCTCGGCCAGCTCGGCGCCGAGGCGGTCCAGGACGTCGTCGACCTCGTTCATCCGGTAGCCACGGACGGTCACCGGGAACCGGACGGTCTCCACGTCGGCGCGGGCCACCGGGCGGTCCTCCGGCAGCGGGTCGTACAGCCGGTCGGGCTCGGCGTCCCGCAGCCCGCCGCCGTCACCGCCGCCGACGACCACGAGGGTGACGGCGGCCACCACCACGACCATCGCGATCAGCAAGAACCAGAACACGACCAACTCCCCGGACTATGTGCCTGCACTGATCGTGCCATGCGGGTGTGACAGTTAGGGTCGCTCCCGGACCATGGAGAGGGAGAGCGGGAATGCTGCGGCTGGGGAATCGCGAGTTCGGGGCGCACGAGCCGGTGATCATGGCGATCGTCAACAGGACGCCGGACTCGTTCTACGACCAGGGCGCCACGTTCCGTGACGAGCCCGCGCTGGCCCGTGTGGAGCGGGCGGTGGCCGAGGGCGCCGCGATCATCGACATCGGCGGGGTGAAGGCCGGGCCCGGCGAAGAGGTGAGCGCCGAGGAGGAGGCCCGCCGCACGGTCGGGTTCGTGGCCGAGGTCCGCAAGCGCTTCCCCGACGTGGTGATCAGCGTCGACACCTGGCGGCACGAGGTCGGCGAGGCGGTGTGCGAGGCGGGCGCGGACCTGCTCAACGACGCCTGGGGCGGGGCCGATCCGCGGCTCGCCGAGGTCGCGGCGCGCCACGGCGTGGGCCTGGTGTGCACGCACGCGGGCGGCGCCGAACCGCGCACCCGCCCGCACCGGGTGACGTACGACGACGTGGTGGCGGACGTCCTGCGGGTGACGCTCGGCCTGGCGGAGCGGGCCGTGGAGCTGGGCGTCCGGCGCGACGCGATCATGATCGATCCGGGGCACGACTTCGGGAAGAGCACCCGGCACAGCCTGGAGGCGACCCGCAGGCTGGACGAGATGGCGAAGGCCGTTCCCTCGGATCTCGGCTACGCCGGGGCCGGGGACAGCCCGTTTCCGGTGCTGGTCTCGCTGTCCAACAAGGACTTCGTCGGCGAGACCCTCGACCGGCCGGTCAAGGAGCGGCTGCTGGGCACCCTCGCGACCACCGCGGTCTCGGCCTGGCTGGGCGCCCGGGTCTACCGCGTCCACGAGGTCGCCGAGACCCGGCAGGTGCTGGACATGGTGGCCTCGATCGCCGGCCACCGGCCCCCGGCGGTCGCCCGCCGGGGGCTGGCCTGAGGGGGCCGGCCCTCAGATCCCGACCTCCTTGGTGACCAGCGTGATCGCCTCGTCCACGTCGTCGCTGAGGTGGAAGAGCTCCAGGTCGTGCATCGACGCCTTGCCCTCGGCGACGAGGGTGTCGCGCAGCCAGTCGACCAGTCCGCTCCAGTAGGACGTGCCGAACAGCACGATCGGGAAGCGGGTGACCTTGCGGGTCTGGACGAGGGTGAGCGCCTCGAAGAGCTCGTCGAGGGTGCCGAGCCCGCCGGGGAGCACCACGAACCCGCGGGCGTACTTCACAAAACACGTCTTGCGGACGAAGAAGTAGCGGAAGTCGACACCGAGGTTCACGTACGCGTTCATGCCCTGCTCGAAGGGCAGCTCGATGCCCAGCCCGACGGAGGTGCCACCGGCCTCGTTGGCGCCCTTGTTGACGGCCTCCATCGCGCCGGGGCCGCCACCGGTGATCACCGCGAATCCGGCGTCGACCAGGGCCCGGCCGATCCGTACACCGGCGTCGTACTCCTTGGAGTCGCGCGGGGTACGGGCCGAGCCGAAGACGCTGACGGCCGGGCCCAGCTCGGCCAGCGCGCCGAAGCCCTCGACGAACTCCGACTGGATGCGCATCACGCGCCAGGGGTCGGTGTGCACCCACTCGGAGGGGCCTTCGGAGTCCAGCAGGCGCTGGTCCGTGGTGCCGGTCCGCACCTGGTCCTGGCGGCGCAGTACGGGACCCAGCCGCTGCTCCTCCGGGACCGGTGCTCCCTCGGGACTGGCCATGTCGTGCTCCCTCCGCTGGCAGATCGTGTGCCGTTTCAGCGTAGATCCGCGGACGTGAAGCGCAGGGGAATTCGGCGCGGAGGCGTGCGGTCCCCCCGGTGCGGCCGGGGGGACGGGGCGCTCAGGCGGTCAGCCAGGCGCGCAGCCGCTCCTCGCAGTGGAGGATGCGGTCGACCTCGACCCGTTCGTCCTTCTTGTGGGCGAGCAGCGAGTAGCCCGGGCCGTAGTTGACGGCCGGGACGCCCAGGGCGCTGAAGCGGGAGACGTCGGTCCAGCCGAACTTGGGCATCGCGCTGCCGCCGACGGCCTCCATGAAGGCCCGGGCCGCCGGGTGGGACAGGCCGGGCAGCGCGCCCGGGGAGTGGTCGTCGACGACGAACTCGTCCACGGGGCAGTCCGCGAAGACCTCGCGGACGTGGGCCAGCGCCTCGTCGGGCGTCCGGTCCGGCGCGTAGCGGAAGTTCACGGTGACCGTGCAGGCGTCGGGGATGACGTTGTTGGCGACGCCGCCCTCGACGCGCACGGCGTTGAGGCCCTCGCGGTATTCGAGGCCGTCGATGACCGGGCGGCGGGGCTCGTAGGCGGCGAGCTTCGCCAGGATCGGGGCGGCGTCGTGGATCGCGTTGGCGCCCATCCAGCCGCGGGCGGAGTGGGCGCGCTCGCCGGTGGTGCGCAGCAGGACCCGCAGGGTGCCCTGGCAGCCGCCCTCGACCTGGCCGTCGGACGGCTCCAGGAGGACGGCGAAGTCACCGGCGAGCCAGTCGGGGTGGGCGTCGGCGACGTGGCCGAGCCCGTTGAGGTGCGCCGCGACCTCTTCCTGGTCGTAGAAGACGAAGGTCAGGTCGCGGTTGGGCGCCGGGACCGTGGCGGCCATCCGCAGCTGGACGGCGACACCGGACTTCATGTCGCAGGTGCCGCAGCCCCACAGGACGCCGTTCTCGTCCAGCCGCGAGGGGACGTTGCCGGCGATCGGCACGGTGTCGAGGTGTCCGGCGAGCACCACCCGCTCGTCGCGGCCCAGGTCGGTGCGGGCCACGACGTTGTTGCCGTGGCGGTCGACGGTCAGGTGCGGCAGGGCGCGCAGCGCCTGCTCGACGGCGTCGGCGAGGTCCTTCTCGTCGCCGCTCTCGGAGGGGAAGTCGACGAGCTGCGCGGTGAGCGCGGCGGCGTCGAGCGACAGGTCGAGGGCGGGGTGGTCTGTGCGGCGCTCCATGGATCCGACCCTATCGGCAGCACTCCAGTACGGTGGGCCCGTGTCCGTCCCGTCCTCGGTTCCCGTCCGCCGCAGCCGCCTGTGGCGCGTCTCCGCTGCCGTCTGCGTGCTGATCGGCCTGGCCGGCTACCTCCTCGTGCAGTACATCACCGCCGGCCCGGGAGCTCCCCGCTGCACGGTGCGCGGCGAGGGCGACGCCAAGCCCTACGAGCTGTCGCCCGAGCAGGCCGCGAACGCCGCGACGATCGCTGCCGTGGGGTCCTCGCGCGGGCTGCCGGAGCGGGCCGTGACCATCGCGCTGGCGACCGCGATGCAGGAGTCGGGGCTGCGCAACATCGACTTCGGCGACCGGGATTCGGTCGGGCTCTTCCAGCAGCGGCCCTCGCAGGACTGGGGCACCGTGCAGAAGATCATGGATCCGGTGTACTCGGCCGGGGAGTTCTACCGGCATCTGGCGAACGTGCCCGGCTACTCCCGGCTGCCGCTGACCGTCGCCGCGCAGCGGGTGCAGCACAGCGGCTATCCGCAGGCCTACGCCAAGCACGAGGCGGACGCCGCCCAGTTGACCGGGGCGCTCACGGGCCGCGACCGGGGCGCGATGACCTGCAACGAGAGCCGCCCGGTGGACAGCACGGCGGGCGGCGCCGCGAAGGTGCGGGAGAAGCTGCGGCGGGAGTTCGGTCCGGGGGTGCTGCCGCGGGCGGGCGTCGCCGGCGGCAGCGGCGCGGGCGACGGGCGCGGCGTGACGATACCGGTGCGGGCGGCCGGTTCGATGGCGGCGGCGGGCGATTCCCAGCGGCGCGGCTGGGAGCTGGCGACATGGGCGATGGCGCACTCCGCCGAGCTGCACATCGAACAGATCTCTTACGCCGGCCGGACGTGGACCGCCGCCGATTCGGGGAAGGGCTGGCAGGAACGGCCCGCCGCCTCCGCGTCCGCCGCGCGCGACGTCCGCCTCGTCACCGGGCAGTAGTCCGCCCGTTCCCCCGAAAGGGGTGCCGTCGCCAATTCGCGGGCGACGCAGGGGAGTTGGCCGGAGGGCATGCACAGGCGACGCCAATTCCCTTACGGACAAAGGGCTGTGACGTTTCCGCGCCTCCTCGGGCCGCGTGCATATCGCCCTTCTTTAGCCAGGCCCGATTATGTGACGCGTTACCAACTCTTTACCGGAGTTCACCGCAACCTTCGGGGTTCTGACGCGGTAGTCAATGCGTCCGCCAGGCGGACATGGCACATCTGTCAGAAGTACGAGTCCTTCTCCGTAAAAGGAGCACCATGTCCCTCCCCGTTACGCGTCGGATCGCCCGAGCCGCCCTGCTCGTCGCAGCGGGTGCCGCTCCCGTGGTCGCCGCGGCCGGTTCCGCGAGCGCCGCGGAACTGCCCGCCAAGACACTCGGCGGGCTGACGGCGCCCCTGGACTCCCAGAACACCAGCCGGACCCTCGACCACACCGCGCGCCACGGCGTCGGCCTGCTGAACGCGGCCGGCAGCAAGGCGGCGACGAAGCTCGCCCCGGCGCTGGTGGAGACCGCGGGTCCGGTCGTGAAGAAGGCCATGCCGCTCACCCAGGGCACCGCCGACAAGGCCGAGACCGTGGTCCGTCCGCTGGCCAAGAACGGTGTCTCGACCAACTCGCTGCCGCTGGACGTCGCCAAGGGCCTGGTCGGCTCGCACCAGGGCCTGCTGGCGCCGGCGCAGGGCCTGCTCGGCGGCCTGCCGCTCGGCGGCCGCTGACCGGAGCGCGGCCCGTACGACGCGAAGGGGCCCGGGGAGTTCGCACTCCCCGGGCCCCTTCGCGTGGCCGGTCGCGGCTCACTCCGCCAGTCGGCGCACCGCCGCGGCCACCCGCTCGTCGGTGGCGGTGAAGGCGATCCGTACGAACCGCTCCCCCGCGGTGCCGTAGAAGTCGCCGGGGGCGACGAGGATGCCGCGCTTCGCGAGGTCGCCGACGGTGTCCCAGCAGGGCTCGTCGCGGGTCGCCCAGAGGTAGAGCGACGCCTCGCTGTGCTCGATGCGGAAGCCCGCGGCCTCGAAGGCGCCGCGCAGCGCGGCGCGGCGGCGGGCGTAGCGCTCGCGCTGCTCGGCGACGTGGGCGGTGTCGCCCAGCGCCGCGACGGTGGCGGCCTGCACGGGCGCCGCGATCATCATCCCGCCGTGCTTGCGGATCTGCAGCAGGTCGCCGAGGACCGCGGCGTCGCCGACGAGGAAGGCGGAGCGGTAGCCGGCGAGGTTGGAGCGCTTGGAGAGGGAGTGGACGGCGACGAGGCCGTCGTGGGAGCCGCCGCAGACGTCCGGGTGCAGCACGGAGACCGGGTCGGCCTCCCAGCCCAGCTCCAGGTAGCACTCGTCGCTGACGACCAGCACGTCGTGCTCGCGCGCCCAGGCGACGGCGCGGCGCAGCTCGTCGGCGCCGAGCACCCGGCCGGTCGGGTTGGACGGGGAGTTCAGCCAGAGCAGCTTGAGGCCGGTGGGGTCCAGCTCCCAGGGCTCGTCGTAGACGACCGGCTCGGCGCCGGCCAGGCGGGCGCCGACCTCGTACGTCGGGTAGGCCAGGCGGGGGTAGGCGACCTTGTCCCCGGCGCCCAGGCCCAGCTGGGTCGGCAGCCAGGCCACCAGTTCCTTGGAGCCGACGACGGGCAGCACGTTGGTGTGCCGCAGACCGCGGGCGCCGAGGCGGTCGGCGGCCCAGCCGGTGAGCGCGTCGCGCAGCGCGGGGGTGCCCCACACCGTCGGGTAGCCGGGGCTGTCGGCCGCGTCGGTCAGCGCCTGCCGGACCAGCGCGGGGACCGGGTCGACGGGGGTGCCGACGGACAGGTCGACGATGCCGTCGGCGTGTGCGGCGGCGGTGGCCTTGTACGGCTCCAGCCGGTCCCAGGGGAAGTCCGGGAGGCGGTCGCGGAGCGACGCGCGGGGGGAGACGGGCTGGGAGGACGGTGCTGCGCCCACGGTGCTCTCTTTCTCGGTGGTGCCGGGCGCCGGCGCGGAAACGCGCCGGTCCCGTACGGCGAGCTGGCCGTACGGGACCGGGCGGCGCCGTGCGACCTCCCCCAGCTCGCGCTGGGAGTGCCCCCGACGTCATCGGAGGCGAGAGGGAGCGTGCGGGCTGCTCCCTCCTGGGCCTCGCGTCGTTACTGGTTCTGCGGCGGCAGCGCCGCGATGAAGGGGTGGTCGCGCTCGATCAGGCCGAGCTTGCTGGCGCCACCGGGCGAGCCGAGCTCGTCGAAGAACTCCACATTCGCCTTGTAGTAGTCCTTCCACTCCTCCGGGGTGTCGTCCTCGTAGAAGATCGCC comes from the Streptomyces angustmyceticus genome and includes:
- the chcB gene encoding 2-cyclohexenylcarbonyl CoA isomerase; its protein translation is MADTVLYDVTDGLATITLNRPDAMNALNIEAKVLLRDTLKEAAADPAVRAVLLTATGRAFCVGQHLKEHIGLLAEDRATGSGGTMNTVREHYNPIVTALTEMPKPVVAGVNGVAAGAGAGFALAADYRVVADSASFNTSFAGVALTADSGVSWTLPRLIGQGRAADLLLFPRNISAQEAYDLGIANKVVPADQLAGEAAAVARRLAQGPTAAYAAIKESLAYGAGHSLAETLGKEDELQGRAGASEDHHIAVEAFVKKEKPVFLGR
- the folP gene encoding dihydropteroate synthase, with the protein product MLRLGNREFGAHEPVIMAIVNRTPDSFYDQGATFRDEPALARVERAVAEGAAIIDIGGVKAGPGEEVSAEEEARRTVGFVAEVRKRFPDVVISVDTWRHEVGEAVCEAGADLLNDAWGGADPRLAEVAARHGVGLVCTHAGGAEPRTRPHRVTYDDVVADVLRVTLGLAERAVELGVRRDAIMIDPGHDFGKSTRHSLEATRRLDEMAKAVPSDLGYAGAGDSPFPVLVSLSNKDFVGETLDRPVKERLLGTLATTAVSAWLGARVYRVHEVAETRQVLDMVASIAGHRPPAVARRGLA
- the fdxA gene encoding ferredoxin; the encoded protein is MTYVIAQPCVDVKDKACIEECPVDCIYEGSRSLYIHPDECVDCGACEPVCPVEAIFYEDDTPEEWKDYYKANVEFFDELGSPGGASKLGLIERDHPFIAALPPQNQ
- a CDS encoding ATP-binding protein, which codes for MSLPVTRRIARAALLVAAGAAPVVAAAGSASAAELPAKTLGGLTAPLDSQNTSRTLDHTARHGVGLLNAAGSKAATKLAPALVETAGPVVKKAMPLTQGTADKAETVVRPLAKNGVSTNSLPLDVAKGLVGSHQGLLAPAQGLLGGLPLGGR
- a CDS encoding DNA-3-methyladenine glycosylase I, with protein sequence MSGVVTEPDGVPRCPWGMESERMADYRAYHDTEWGRPVHGDDALFERMSLEAFQSGLSWITILRRRPGFRAAFAGFRIAEVARFTDADAERLLADTGIIRNRLKIAATINNARIAAELAPGELDGLIWSYAPDRAGRPVPRTVNDLQPVTPESTALAKDLKKRGFRFVGPTTAYAMMQACGLVNDHLADCHVRQAVEAAAG
- a CDS encoding DivIVA domain-containing protein, translating into MFWFLLIAMVVVVAAVTLVVVGGGDGGGLRDAEPDRLYDPLPEDRPVARADVETVRFPVTVRGYRMNEVDDVLDRLGAELAERDARIAELEAALAGAHASAMGGPGLIQDGPPVLGPVEEARPEDGPGPQEAPGTSGAPGRAPEGGDPA
- the dapC gene encoding succinyldiaminopimelate transaminase, giving the protein MGAAPSSQPVSPRASLRDRLPDFPWDRLEPYKATAAAHADGIVDLSVGTPVDPVPALVRQALTDAADSPGYPTVWGTPALRDALTGWAADRLGARGLRHTNVLPVVGSKELVAWLPTQLGLGAGDKVAYPRLAYPTYEVGARLAGAEPVVYDEPWELDPTGLKLLWLNSPSNPTGRVLGADELRRAVAWAREHDVLVVSDECYLELGWEADPVSVLHPDVCGGSHDGLVAVHSLSKRSNLAGYRSAFLVGDAAVLGDLLQIRKHGGMMIAAPVQAATVAALGDTAHVAEQRERYARRRAALRGAFEAAGFRIEHSEASLYLWATRDEPCWDTVGDLAKRGILVAPGDFYGTAGERFVRIAFTATDERVAAAVRRLAE
- a CDS encoding heavy metal transporter → MDPTLSAALQYGGPVSVPSSVPVRRSRLWRVSAAVCVLIGLAGYLLVQYITAGPGAPRCTVRGEGDAKPYELSPEQAANAATIAAVGSSRGLPERAVTIALATAMQESGLRNIDFGDRDSVGLFQQRPSQDWGTVQKIMDPVYSAGEFYRHLANVPGYSRLPLTVAAQRVQHSGYPQAYAKHEADAAQLTGALTGRDRGAMTCNESRPVDSTAGGAAKVREKLRREFGPGVLPRAGVAGGSGAGDGRGVTIPVRAAGSMAAAGDSQRRGWELATWAMAHSAELHIEQISYAGRTWTAADSGKGWQERPAASASAARDVRLVTGQ
- a CDS encoding LOG family protein, which produces MASPEGAPVPEEQRLGPVLRRQDQVRTGTTDQRLLDSEGPSEWVHTDPWRVMRIQSEFVEGFGALAELGPAVSVFGSARTPRDSKEYDAGVRIGRALVDAGFAVITGGGPGAMEAVNKGANEAGGTSVGLGIELPFEQGMNAYVNLGVDFRYFFVRKTCFVKYARGFVVLPGGLGTLDELFEALTLVQTRKVTRFPIVLFGTSYWSGLVDWLRDTLVAEGKASMHDLELFHLSDDVDEAITLVTKEVGI
- the dapE gene encoding succinyl-diaminopimelate desuccinylase produces the protein MERRTDHPALDLSLDAAALTAQLVDFPSESGDEKDLADAVEQALRALPHLTVDRHGNNVVARTDLGRDERVVLAGHLDTVPIAGNVPSRLDENGVLWGCGTCDMKSGVAVQLRMAATVPAPNRDLTFVFYDQEEVAAHLNGLGHVADAHPDWLAGDFAVLLEPSDGQVEGGCQGTLRVLLRTTGERAHSARGWMGANAIHDAAPILAKLAAYEPRRPVIDGLEYREGLNAVRVEGGVANNVIPDACTVTVNFRYAPDRTPDEALAHVREVFADCPVDEFVVDDHSPGALPGLSHPAARAFMEAVGGSAMPKFGWTDVSRFSALGVPAVNYGPGYSLLAHKKDERVEVDRILHCEERLRAWLTA